A stretch of Monomorium pharaonis isolate MP-MQ-018 chromosome 7, ASM1337386v2, whole genome shotgun sequence DNA encodes these proteins:
- the LOC105835493 gene encoding uncharacterized protein LOC105835493 isoform X1: MTIYHHILLDCVLPFVKIICYNMDAEILRAILKSYSNAENIQSENYENVSKETLLCIQSDTILNTLCTSLSNLLCYKISKEAYQRYSVRLLIIDVLRNWCSMVNNFKHLKIFTYKENSLRFMSILLDKYLTNDILNKYYMKDTLISLIVSVMQLSIKNTILMRYVDRLFITFLQLEANDKVDRLLHNALCSSLHFKLTTKEEMYALQKFKLIEEPLLNNFMCMFPNLKKENHVGDLNNEMLNKLLELSAKSAYIFQLMFNFLKELLVELQYASVVLDFIDLMLKRVSICCENHDKNILDLYPRKLHSCIILLKIKPKYHTMHTRKYTLQMMKQIYNKNKNVFLILMSHFLEWLEYFASYITNNVQKLEILQ, encoded by the exons atgacCATATACCACCATATACTATTGGACTGCGTACTGCcttttgtgaaaattatttg TTATAATATGGATGCAGAGATATTAAGAgcgatattaaaaagttacagTAATGCAGAAAATATTCAATCTGAGAATTACGAAAATGTGTCAAAGGAAACTTTACTTTGCATACAATCTGACACAATACTGAATACTTTATGTACATCATTGAGCAatcttttatgttataaaatatccaAGGAAGCTTATCAACGCTATTCAGTTCGATTAttgataatt GATGTCTTACGGAATTGGTGCAGTATGGTgaacaattttaaacatttaaagatatttacatataaagaaaatagctTGAGATTTATGAGTATTCTTTTAGACAAATATCTCACAAATGACATTTTGAATAAGTACTACATGAAAGATACTTTGATAAGTTTAATCGTTTCTGTAATGCAGTTGTCAATTAAGAATACAATTTTGATGCGTTATGTAGATCGattgtttataacatttttacaacTGGAAGCAAATGATAAAGTTGATAGGTTGTTACACAATGCTCTATGTTCAAGTTTGCATTTTAAACTAACCACGAAGGAAGAGATGTAtgctttacaaaaatttaaattaatagaagaaCCTTTGCTCAACAATTTTATGTGCATGTTTCCTAATTTGAAAAAGGAGAATCATGTAGGTGACCTAAATAATgagatgttaaataaattattagaactTAGCGCCAAATctgcatatatttttcaattaatgtttaattttttaaaagaactaTTAGTTGAACTACAATATGCATCTGTAGTCTTAGATTTCATAGATTTAATGTTAAAGCGAGTATCTATTTGTTGTGAAAATCACGATAAGAATATATTAGATCTTTATCCCAGGAAGCTGCattcttgtataattttattaaagataaaaccCAAATACCATACAATGCACACACGGAAATATACATTGCAAATGATGAAACAAatctacaataaaaataagaatgtttttttaattttaatgtccCACTTTCTTGAATGGTTAGAATATTTTGCATCTTACATCACCAATAATGTGCAAAAActagaaattttacaataa
- the LOC105835493 gene encoding uncharacterized protein LOC105835493 isoform X4 produces MTIYHHILLDCVLPFVKIICNAENIQSENYENVSKETLLCIQSDTILNTLCTSLSNLLCYKISKEAYQRYSVRLLIIDVLRNWCSMVNNFKHLKIFTYKENSLRFMSILLDKYLTNDILNKYYMKDTLISLIVSVMQLSIKNTILMRYVDRLFITFLQLEANDKVDRLLHNALCSSLHFKLTTKEEMYALQKFKLIEEPLLNNFMCMFPNLKKENHVGDLNNEMLNKLLELSAKSAYIFQLMFNFLKELLVELQYASVVLDFIDLMLKRVSICCENHDKNILDLYPRKLHSCIILLKIKPKYHTMHTRKYTLQMMKQIYNKNKNVFLILMSHFLEWLEYFASYITNNVQKLEILQ; encoded by the exons atgacCATATACCACCATATACTATTGGACTGCGTACTGCcttttgtgaaaattatttg TAATGCAGAAAATATTCAATCTGAGAATTACGAAAATGTGTCAAAGGAAACTTTACTTTGCATACAATCTGACACAATACTGAATACTTTATGTACATCATTGAGCAatcttttatgttataaaatatccaAGGAAGCTTATCAACGCTATTCAGTTCGATTAttgataatt GATGTCTTACGGAATTGGTGCAGTATGGTgaacaattttaaacatttaaagatatttacatataaagaaaatagctTGAGATTTATGAGTATTCTTTTAGACAAATATCTCACAAATGACATTTTGAATAAGTACTACATGAAAGATACTTTGATAAGTTTAATCGTTTCTGTAATGCAGTTGTCAATTAAGAATACAATTTTGATGCGTTATGTAGATCGattgtttataacatttttacaacTGGAAGCAAATGATAAAGTTGATAGGTTGTTACACAATGCTCTATGTTCAAGTTTGCATTTTAAACTAACCACGAAGGAAGAGATGTAtgctttacaaaaatttaaattaatagaagaaCCTTTGCTCAACAATTTTATGTGCATGTTTCCTAATTTGAAAAAGGAGAATCATGTAGGTGACCTAAATAATgagatgttaaataaattattagaactTAGCGCCAAATctgcatatatttttcaattaatgtttaattttttaaaagaactaTTAGTTGAACTACAATATGCATCTGTAGTCTTAGATTTCATAGATTTAATGTTAAAGCGAGTATCTATTTGTTGTGAAAATCACGATAAGAATATATTAGATCTTTATCCCAGGAAGCTGCattcttgtataattttattaaagataaaaccCAAATACCATACAATGCACACACGGAAATATACATTGCAAATGATGAAACAAatctacaataaaaataagaatgtttttttaattttaatgtccCACTTTCTTGAATGGTTAGAATATTTTGCATCTTACATCACCAATAATGTGCAAAAActagaaattttacaataa
- the LOC105835493 gene encoding uncharacterized protein LOC105835493 isoform X3 — protein MTIYHHILLDCVLPFVKIICYSNAENIQSENYENVSKETLLCIQSDTILNTLCTSLSNLLCYKISKEAYQRYSVRLLIIDVLRNWCSMVNNFKHLKIFTYKENSLRFMSILLDKYLTNDILNKYYMKDTLISLIVSVMQLSIKNTILMRYVDRLFITFLQLEANDKVDRLLHNALCSSLHFKLTTKEEMYALQKFKLIEEPLLNNFMCMFPNLKKENHVGDLNNEMLNKLLELSAKSAYIFQLMFNFLKELLVELQYASVVLDFIDLMLKRVSICCENHDKNILDLYPRKLHSCIILLKIKPKYHTMHTRKYTLQMMKQIYNKNKNVFLILMSHFLEWLEYFASYITNNVQKLEILQ, from the exons atgacCATATACCACCATATACTATTGGACTGCGTACTGCcttttgtgaaaattatttg ttacagTAATGCAGAAAATATTCAATCTGAGAATTACGAAAATGTGTCAAAGGAAACTTTACTTTGCATACAATCTGACACAATACTGAATACTTTATGTACATCATTGAGCAatcttttatgttataaaatatccaAGGAAGCTTATCAACGCTATTCAGTTCGATTAttgataatt GATGTCTTACGGAATTGGTGCAGTATGGTgaacaattttaaacatttaaagatatttacatataaagaaaatagctTGAGATTTATGAGTATTCTTTTAGACAAATATCTCACAAATGACATTTTGAATAAGTACTACATGAAAGATACTTTGATAAGTTTAATCGTTTCTGTAATGCAGTTGTCAATTAAGAATACAATTTTGATGCGTTATGTAGATCGattgtttataacatttttacaacTGGAAGCAAATGATAAAGTTGATAGGTTGTTACACAATGCTCTATGTTCAAGTTTGCATTTTAAACTAACCACGAAGGAAGAGATGTAtgctttacaaaaatttaaattaatagaagaaCCTTTGCTCAACAATTTTATGTGCATGTTTCCTAATTTGAAAAAGGAGAATCATGTAGGTGACCTAAATAATgagatgttaaataaattattagaactTAGCGCCAAATctgcatatatttttcaattaatgtttaattttttaaaagaactaTTAGTTGAACTACAATATGCATCTGTAGTCTTAGATTTCATAGATTTAATGTTAAAGCGAGTATCTATTTGTTGTGAAAATCACGATAAGAATATATTAGATCTTTATCCCAGGAAGCTGCattcttgtataattttattaaagataaaaccCAAATACCATACAATGCACACACGGAAATATACATTGCAAATGATGAAACAAatctacaataaaaataagaatgtttttttaattttaatgtccCACTTTCTTGAATGGTTAGAATATTTTGCATCTTACATCACCAATAATGTGCAAAAActagaaattttacaataa
- the LOC105835493 gene encoding uncharacterized protein LOC105835493 isoform X2, producing the protein MFVLFYVTSYNMDAEILRAILKSYSNAENIQSENYENVSKETLLCIQSDTILNTLCTSLSNLLCYKISKEAYQRYSVRLLIIDVLRNWCSMVNNFKHLKIFTYKENSLRFMSILLDKYLTNDILNKYYMKDTLISLIVSVMQLSIKNTILMRYVDRLFITFLQLEANDKVDRLLHNALCSSLHFKLTTKEEMYALQKFKLIEEPLLNNFMCMFPNLKKENHVGDLNNEMLNKLLELSAKSAYIFQLMFNFLKELLVELQYASVVLDFIDLMLKRVSICCENHDKNILDLYPRKLHSCIILLKIKPKYHTMHTRKYTLQMMKQIYNKNKNVFLILMSHFLEWLEYFASYITNNVQKLEILQ; encoded by the exons atgtttgtacTCTTTTATGTCACAAGTTATAATATGGATGCAGAGATATTAAGAgcgatattaaaaagttacagTAATGCAGAAAATATTCAATCTGAGAATTACGAAAATGTGTCAAAGGAAACTTTACTTTGCATACAATCTGACACAATACTGAATACTTTATGTACATCATTGAGCAatcttttatgttataaaatatccaAGGAAGCTTATCAACGCTATTCAGTTCGATTAttgataatt GATGTCTTACGGAATTGGTGCAGTATGGTgaacaattttaaacatttaaagatatttacatataaagaaaatagctTGAGATTTATGAGTATTCTTTTAGACAAATATCTCACAAATGACATTTTGAATAAGTACTACATGAAAGATACTTTGATAAGTTTAATCGTTTCTGTAATGCAGTTGTCAATTAAGAATACAATTTTGATGCGTTATGTAGATCGattgtttataacatttttacaacTGGAAGCAAATGATAAAGTTGATAGGTTGTTACACAATGCTCTATGTTCAAGTTTGCATTTTAAACTAACCACGAAGGAAGAGATGTAtgctttacaaaaatttaaattaatagaagaaCCTTTGCTCAACAATTTTATGTGCATGTTTCCTAATTTGAAAAAGGAGAATCATGTAGGTGACCTAAATAATgagatgttaaataaattattagaactTAGCGCCAAATctgcatatatttttcaattaatgtttaattttttaaaagaactaTTAGTTGAACTACAATATGCATCTGTAGTCTTAGATTTCATAGATTTAATGTTAAAGCGAGTATCTATTTGTTGTGAAAATCACGATAAGAATATATTAGATCTTTATCCCAGGAAGCTGCattcttgtataattttattaaagataaaaccCAAATACCATACAATGCACACACGGAAATATACATTGCAAATGATGAAACAAatctacaataaaaataagaatgtttttttaattttaatgtccCACTTTCTTGAATGGTTAGAATATTTTGCATCTTACATCACCAATAATGTGCAAAAActagaaattttacaataa
- the LOC105835493 gene encoding uncharacterized protein LOC105835493 isoform X5 gives MDAEILRAILKSYSNAENIQSENYENVSKETLLCIQSDTILNTLCTSLSNLLCYKISKEAYQRYSVRLLIIDVLRNWCSMVNNFKHLKIFTYKENSLRFMSILLDKYLTNDILNKYYMKDTLISLIVSVMQLSIKNTILMRYVDRLFITFLQLEANDKVDRLLHNALCSSLHFKLTTKEEMYALQKFKLIEEPLLNNFMCMFPNLKKENHVGDLNNEMLNKLLELSAKSAYIFQLMFNFLKELLVELQYASVVLDFIDLMLKRVSICCENHDKNILDLYPRKLHSCIILLKIKPKYHTMHTRKYTLQMMKQIYNKNKNVFLILMSHFLEWLEYFASYITNNVQKLEILQ, from the exons ATGGATGCAGAGATATTAAGAgcgatattaaaaagttacagTAATGCAGAAAATATTCAATCTGAGAATTACGAAAATGTGTCAAAGGAAACTTTACTTTGCATACAATCTGACACAATACTGAATACTTTATGTACATCATTGAGCAatcttttatgttataaaatatccaAGGAAGCTTATCAACGCTATTCAGTTCGATTAttgataatt GATGTCTTACGGAATTGGTGCAGTATGGTgaacaattttaaacatttaaagatatttacatataaagaaaatagctTGAGATTTATGAGTATTCTTTTAGACAAATATCTCACAAATGACATTTTGAATAAGTACTACATGAAAGATACTTTGATAAGTTTAATCGTTTCTGTAATGCAGTTGTCAATTAAGAATACAATTTTGATGCGTTATGTAGATCGattgtttataacatttttacaacTGGAAGCAAATGATAAAGTTGATAGGTTGTTACACAATGCTCTATGTTCAAGTTTGCATTTTAAACTAACCACGAAGGAAGAGATGTAtgctttacaaaaatttaaattaatagaagaaCCTTTGCTCAACAATTTTATGTGCATGTTTCCTAATTTGAAAAAGGAGAATCATGTAGGTGACCTAAATAATgagatgttaaataaattattagaactTAGCGCCAAATctgcatatatttttcaattaatgtttaattttttaaaagaactaTTAGTTGAACTACAATATGCATCTGTAGTCTTAGATTTCATAGATTTAATGTTAAAGCGAGTATCTATTTGTTGTGAAAATCACGATAAGAATATATTAGATCTTTATCCCAGGAAGCTGCattcttgtataattttattaaagataaaaccCAAATACCATACAATGCACACACGGAAATATACATTGCAAATGATGAAACAAatctacaataaaaataagaatgtttttttaattttaatgtccCACTTTCTTGAATGGTTAGAATATTTTGCATCTTACATCACCAATAATGTGCAAAAActagaaattttacaataa
- the LOC105835493 gene encoding uncharacterized protein LOC105835493 isoform X6, with the protein MLHLSVSYSNAENIQSENYENVSKETLLCIQSDTILNTLCTSLSNLLCYKISKEAYQRYSVRLLIIDVLRNWCSMVNNFKHLKIFTYKENSLRFMSILLDKYLTNDILNKYYMKDTLISLIVSVMQLSIKNTILMRYVDRLFITFLQLEANDKVDRLLHNALCSSLHFKLTTKEEMYALQKFKLIEEPLLNNFMCMFPNLKKENHVGDLNNEMLNKLLELSAKSAYIFQLMFNFLKELLVELQYASVVLDFIDLMLKRVSICCENHDKNILDLYPRKLHSCIILLKIKPKYHTMHTRKYTLQMMKQIYNKNKNVFLILMSHFLEWLEYFASYITNNVQKLEILQ; encoded by the exons atgttgcatTTAAGTGTAAG ttacagTAATGCAGAAAATATTCAATCTGAGAATTACGAAAATGTGTCAAAGGAAACTTTACTTTGCATACAATCTGACACAATACTGAATACTTTATGTACATCATTGAGCAatcttttatgttataaaatatccaAGGAAGCTTATCAACGCTATTCAGTTCGATTAttgataatt GATGTCTTACGGAATTGGTGCAGTATGGTgaacaattttaaacatttaaagatatttacatataaagaaaatagctTGAGATTTATGAGTATTCTTTTAGACAAATATCTCACAAATGACATTTTGAATAAGTACTACATGAAAGATACTTTGATAAGTTTAATCGTTTCTGTAATGCAGTTGTCAATTAAGAATACAATTTTGATGCGTTATGTAGATCGattgtttataacatttttacaacTGGAAGCAAATGATAAAGTTGATAGGTTGTTACACAATGCTCTATGTTCAAGTTTGCATTTTAAACTAACCACGAAGGAAGAGATGTAtgctttacaaaaatttaaattaatagaagaaCCTTTGCTCAACAATTTTATGTGCATGTTTCCTAATTTGAAAAAGGAGAATCATGTAGGTGACCTAAATAATgagatgttaaataaattattagaactTAGCGCCAAATctgcatatatttttcaattaatgtttaattttttaaaagaactaTTAGTTGAACTACAATATGCATCTGTAGTCTTAGATTTCATAGATTTAATGTTAAAGCGAGTATCTATTTGTTGTGAAAATCACGATAAGAATATATTAGATCTTTATCCCAGGAAGCTGCattcttgtataattttattaaagataaaaccCAAATACCATACAATGCACACACGGAAATATACATTGCAAATGATGAAACAAatctacaataaaaataagaatgtttttttaattttaatgtccCACTTTCTTGAATGGTTAGAATATTTTGCATCTTACATCACCAATAATGTGCAAAAActagaaattttacaataa
- the LOC105835493 gene encoding uncharacterized protein LOC105835493 isoform X7, translated as MLHLSVSNAENIQSENYENVSKETLLCIQSDTILNTLCTSLSNLLCYKISKEAYQRYSVRLLIIDVLRNWCSMVNNFKHLKIFTYKENSLRFMSILLDKYLTNDILNKYYMKDTLISLIVSVMQLSIKNTILMRYVDRLFITFLQLEANDKVDRLLHNALCSSLHFKLTTKEEMYALQKFKLIEEPLLNNFMCMFPNLKKENHVGDLNNEMLNKLLELSAKSAYIFQLMFNFLKELLVELQYASVVLDFIDLMLKRVSICCENHDKNILDLYPRKLHSCIILLKIKPKYHTMHTRKYTLQMMKQIYNKNKNVFLILMSHFLEWLEYFASYITNNVQKLEILQ; from the exons atgttgcatTTAAGTGTAAG TAATGCAGAAAATATTCAATCTGAGAATTACGAAAATGTGTCAAAGGAAACTTTACTTTGCATACAATCTGACACAATACTGAATACTTTATGTACATCATTGAGCAatcttttatgttataaaatatccaAGGAAGCTTATCAACGCTATTCAGTTCGATTAttgataatt GATGTCTTACGGAATTGGTGCAGTATGGTgaacaattttaaacatttaaagatatttacatataaagaaaatagctTGAGATTTATGAGTATTCTTTTAGACAAATATCTCACAAATGACATTTTGAATAAGTACTACATGAAAGATACTTTGATAAGTTTAATCGTTTCTGTAATGCAGTTGTCAATTAAGAATACAATTTTGATGCGTTATGTAGATCGattgtttataacatttttacaacTGGAAGCAAATGATAAAGTTGATAGGTTGTTACACAATGCTCTATGTTCAAGTTTGCATTTTAAACTAACCACGAAGGAAGAGATGTAtgctttacaaaaatttaaattaatagaagaaCCTTTGCTCAACAATTTTATGTGCATGTTTCCTAATTTGAAAAAGGAGAATCATGTAGGTGACCTAAATAATgagatgttaaataaattattagaactTAGCGCCAAATctgcatatatttttcaattaatgtttaattttttaaaagaactaTTAGTTGAACTACAATATGCATCTGTAGTCTTAGATTTCATAGATTTAATGTTAAAGCGAGTATCTATTTGTTGTGAAAATCACGATAAGAATATATTAGATCTTTATCCCAGGAAGCTGCattcttgtataattttattaaagataaaaccCAAATACCATACAATGCACACACGGAAATATACATTGCAAATGATGAAACAAatctacaataaaaataagaatgtttttttaattttaatgtccCACTTTCTTGAATGGTTAGAATATTTTGCATCTTACATCACCAATAATGTGCAAAAActagaaattttacaataa
- the LOC105835493 gene encoding uncharacterized protein LOC105835493 isoform X8, translated as MIMLQDVLRNWCSMVNNFKHLKIFTYKENSLRFMSILLDKYLTNDILNKYYMKDTLISLIVSVMQLSIKNTILMRYVDRLFITFLQLEANDKVDRLLHNALCSSLHFKLTTKEEMYALQKFKLIEEPLLNNFMCMFPNLKKENHVGDLNNEMLNKLLELSAKSAYIFQLMFNFLKELLVELQYASVVLDFIDLMLKRVSICCENHDKNILDLYPRKLHSCIILLKIKPKYHTMHTRKYTLQMMKQIYNKNKNVFLILMSHFLEWLEYFASYITNNVQKLEILQ; from the coding sequence ATGATTATGTTACAGGATGTCTTACGGAATTGGTGCAGTATGGTgaacaattttaaacatttaaagatatttacatataaagaaaatagctTGAGATTTATGAGTATTCTTTTAGACAAATATCTCACAAATGACATTTTGAATAAGTACTACATGAAAGATACTTTGATAAGTTTAATCGTTTCTGTAATGCAGTTGTCAATTAAGAATACAATTTTGATGCGTTATGTAGATCGattgtttataacatttttacaacTGGAAGCAAATGATAAAGTTGATAGGTTGTTACACAATGCTCTATGTTCAAGTTTGCATTTTAAACTAACCACGAAGGAAGAGATGTAtgctttacaaaaatttaaattaatagaagaaCCTTTGCTCAACAATTTTATGTGCATGTTTCCTAATTTGAAAAAGGAGAATCATGTAGGTGACCTAAATAATgagatgttaaataaattattagaactTAGCGCCAAATctgcatatatttttcaattaatgtttaattttttaaaagaactaTTAGTTGAACTACAATATGCATCTGTAGTCTTAGATTTCATAGATTTAATGTTAAAGCGAGTATCTATTTGTTGTGAAAATCACGATAAGAATATATTAGATCTTTATCCCAGGAAGCTGCattcttgtataattttattaaagataaaaccCAAATACCATACAATGCACACACGGAAATATACATTGCAAATGATGAAACAAatctacaataaaaataagaatgtttttttaattttaatgtccCACTTTCTTGAATGGTTAGAATATTTTGCATCTTACATCACCAATAATGTGCAAAAActagaaattttacaataa
- the LOC105835493 gene encoding uncharacterized protein LOC105835493 isoform X9: MTIYHHILLDCVLPFVKIICYNMDAEILRAILKSYSNAENIQSENYENVSKETLLCIQSDTILNTLCTSLSNLLCYKISKEAYQRYSVRLLIIYDYVTGCLTELVQYGEQF; encoded by the exons atgacCATATACCACCATATACTATTGGACTGCGTACTGCcttttgtgaaaattatttg TTATAATATGGATGCAGAGATATTAAGAgcgatattaaaaagttacagTAATGCAGAAAATATTCAATCTGAGAATTACGAAAATGTGTCAAAGGAAACTTTACTTTGCATACAATCTGACACAATACTGAATACTTTATGTACATCATTGAGCAatcttttatgttataaaatatccaAGGAAGCTTATCAACGCTATTCAGTTCGATTAttgataatt tATGATTATGTTACAGGATGTCTTACGGAATTGGTGCAGTATGGTgaacaattttaa